A segment of the Streptomyces sp. NBC_00376 genome:
GACGGACACCGTGACCGCGCCGGACCGGAACGCCGCGACATCGCTGTGGCGGGACCGGCGGTTCCGCCGTTTCTGGGCCGGTCAGTCGGTCTCCCAGTTCGGTGACCGGATAACCGAACTGGCCCTGCCACTGATCGCCGTCGGCGCCCTGAACGCCACGGCCAACCAGGCGGCGTGGCTGACCGCGCTCATCTGGACCCCGAACCTGCTCGCCATGGTCCTGGGTGCCTGGGTCGACCAGCGGGCCCGCAAACGCCGTCTGATGATCCTCGCCGACCTGGCGCGCGGGCCGCGGTGCTGCTCAGCCTCCCGGCGGCCTACCTACTGGACGCGGTGACGCTGGGGCAGTTGTACGTCGTGGCTTTGCTGACCGGCGCCGCCGGGGTGCTGTTCAACACCGCCTGGCCGCCCTTCTTCGTGAGTCTCGTGCCGCGCGCGTCCTACGTCGATGCCCACAGCAAGCTCAGCGCCGCGCGGTCCGCGTCGTACGTGGCCGGCCCGGCCATCGGCGGCCCACTGGTCCAGTTGCTCACCGCACCCGTGGCCATCGTGGTGGACGCCCTGACCTTCCTGGTGTCGGCGGTCCTGATCAGCAGAGTTCCGGTCGACGAACCACCGCCCGCTGCCACGGCGGCGTCCTCGCTGCTGCGGCGTGCCAGGGACGGCCTGGCATTCGTCGCCCGGCACCCGGTACTGCGGGCCGGCCTCGGCTGCGCGGCAACCGTCAACTTCTTCACCTTCGTGGCGGGCAGCGGGCTGTTCGTGCTGTTCGCCGACCGGAGCCTCGGACTCTCCGCCACAGTGATCGGCATCGCGTTCGGGACCGGCGCGACCGGTGCCCTCCTCGGCGCCGTGCTCGCCCCGAGGATCTCGCGATGCTTTGGTGTGGGGCGCGGCATCGTCATTGGCTCGGGGTTCGGCGTCATGCTGTTCGACGTCAACCTCAACTCCCTCCAGGCCGCGGTGATCCCGGACGGCATGCGCAGCCGCGTGGCCGGCGCGTACAGCACGATCAATTACGGCGTACGCCCGGTCGGCGCCGTCGTCGGCGGGCTGCTCGCCACCCTCATCGGCCTGCGGGCGACCCTCCTCGTCGCGGCCGTCGGCGGATCCCTGTCGCTGCTCTGGCTGCTGCCCTCGCCGATACCCCGCATCCGTTCCCTGGTTCCGGACCACACCACGGACGGCGACAGCCGGCCAGTGGCCTCATGATCCGACGGATGAACGTCCGCCCTCGGCCCTCAGCCGAGGGAATCGCCCCGGGGCGCCGATCCGCCCAGCCCCTGACGATCGGGCACATCGGCCACCGCCGACAGCAGCGGATCGGAGAGGGCCGCCGAGGACAGGCGTTCCAACGCGGCCGTGCGCCGGGCGAGTTCCCCTCTGCGCGGCGGCGGCGCGGCAGCGGCCACGCGCTCCAGCAACGCCCGCAGGCGCCGGACGACCTGCGGGTTGGACGACCCGTACATGAGCGTCTCGTCCAGGGCGAGGGAGACGAGGTCCTCCCAGCCGGGTGAGGGGTACGACACCCGGGGGGTGCCGGCCGCGT
Coding sequences within it:
- a CDS encoding MFS transporter; the protein is MLLSLPAAYLLDAVTLGQLYVVALLTGAAGVLFNTAWPPFFVSLVPRASYVDAHSKLSAARSASYVAGPAIGGPLVQLLTAPVAIVVDALTFLVSAVLISRVPVDEPPPAATAASSLLRRARDGLAFVARHPVLRAGLGCAATVNFFTFVAGSGLFVLFADRSLGLSATVIGIAFGTGATGALLGAVLAPRISRCFGVGRGIVIGSGFGVMLFDVNLNSLQAAVIPDGMRSRVAGAYSTINYGVRPVGAVVGGLLATLIGLRATLLVAAVGGSLSLLWLLPSPIPRIRSLVPDHTTDGDSRPVAS